A section of the Parasteatoda tepidariorum isolate YZ-2023 chromosome 6, CAS_Ptep_4.0, whole genome shotgun sequence genome encodes:
- the LOC139425827 gene encoding major centromere autoantigen B-like, with amino-acid sequence MASKRKNLTISEKNELIEKFKKSNLSKVAFAKENSIPRTTLNNILAAKRSCPDVSISDRERKRQRVSPYENVEKALLSWIKYAPSQNAPISWNILKEKALEIAKELGESNFVASNGWIQ; translated from the coding sequence ATGGCTtcgaaaagaaagaatttaacaatatcggaaaaaaatgaattgattgaaaagtttaaaaaatctaacCTTTCAAAAGTTGCTTTTGCCAAAGAAAATTCTATACCGCGAACAactttaaacaacattttagcAGCCAAACGTAGCTGTCCAGATGTTTCAATTAGCGACCGAGAAAGAAAACGTCAGCGTGTGTCACCTTATGAGAATGTGGAGAAGGCTCTTCTGTCATGGATCAAATATGCACCATCACAAAATGCTCCTATATCCTGGaatattctaaaagaaaaagcttTAGAAATAGCTAAAGAACTAGGAGAATCAAATTTTGTTGCAAGCAATGGCTGGATACAGTGA